The Trichosurus vulpecula isolate mTriVul1 chromosome 9, mTriVul1.pri, whole genome shotgun sequence region AGTAGCAAAGTCAGTGTTATTGGCAACAGATAATTCTGCCATGTACTTAGATTCTTTTCTTGGCCATGTAAGAGTAGGAATCTTCAGAATCAATGCACTCATTCTCCTTGACATGCTGAGAAACCTCCAGTATAAACCCATGTTTCCCTGCTTCCAACTGCAGTCCACCAAGCTCTGCTCATTCACAGGTGAGAACATGGCAGGATGTAGCCATGTTCTCTCAAGTCTGCTGCTCTGAAAATCTCCACAAGCTTCAGTGTCATGGATATTACACTTGCGGTTTTCTTTCTAGATGCTTTGTAGCCCAGAATCTTTTCCATGAATTCTTCCTTGGTCATGTCACTAAACTGGTTCATGGCCAGTCTGTAAGTGGGCTAGTCCATGCTGTATTCCATATGGTACAATTCATTTTGTCTCCCGAAAGAGATCCCCTCTAGCTATCTTGTATGCTCGTGAaggtcttctgatgccaagaTTTCCATACCTTCCAGGGAGTGTCCCTCTGGATATGATGAGGCGCCCCCCAAGGCCAACCCCAGACAATGCAGCCACTAAGAGATAAAACTCCATTactaatattaacaaaaagactGCAAGAGAAATGctgaaggtttttcttttttaagttgctGATATTCCTATTTCCACTCCTTCAAAGAGTTACTTGTTTGCTAGGGGACATGGTAAGCAGATTTGGGGTTTGTGACCCTTGTGATAAGGTCAATCATCTTTGCTTTCCATTCCATGTTCTCCCAGTGGTTGGGAACTTAGGTTGAAAAAGGGTTTGGAGACAAATTGGTTGTTCAACCTTGAGTATATGGCCAACTGGCTGGGAAGCACTAAGAACCAGAGATTCCCAGAAGCAGAAATACGTTATATTAAACCATATGCATTTTTCTCACATGGTCTCCCATTGTAACAAATTTTGAAGCTGAGAATCAGCCAGAAAATAGTTTCTAACTGGCTTGAATTGAACCCTTAAAAGAAAGCTCTGGGCTTTAGTAACAATCCCTACCATATATGCATGTGGTACAAGGGACAGGAAGTGATGACAAAGTTACAAAGACCATCCCTGCAATCTGGAGTTCCTCTCTTGTAATATGCCTTCCCCACTATAACACACAGAGAACTGTTTTTAATAAAGTGCACAAAAAGTATCACTTCCAAGGAAATTTTGGTATAACCTATGCACAAATGAGGCAAATGATAAGTTCATAGccttgtggtgcagtggatagagtgccaggcctggagtcaggaggacctgagttcaaatttggcctcagacacttactagctgggcaagtcacttgaccctgtttgcctcagtttcctcatctgtaaaactggagaaggaaatggccggtatctttgccaagaaaaccccaaaagtggtcatgaggagttggacacaactgaagtgactaaCAAGAAGACCTAATGAGCCTGGCACAAGGTTGAAGTACTCCAGATCAGCTGGTTcctctcatttgactctcacagcagccctgtggaGCAAGTGGTATTCTTCCCATCCTAAGCCAGGGTCTGAACCTGAAGTTTGCCCTCTGACCTAAGCACGCAGAGGAGAAAGTGGAGTAACAGAATTCTGGAACTGTAAGACGTTTTGGAAATCTAAGCCAAGCCCCTCATCTTCTGGTGGGGGGAAGGCTATCCTGGGCCTTCCATGCTGCCTTTTGTTCTCGCTCTTAATAACTCATCTGAAAGTGCAGAAAACCTCACCACCATAGTCTCCATCGGTTCACCCATCTTAGATGGCTCCGGTTTATTATTTTCTCAGAAAACTGTCTCCTCAGGTACACCAGCTGATGGGCAGGGGTGGAGTTCACGCCTGCAAGCTCCCCATAGCTGTTAGAAATCCTCAGTCCCCTAATCTCTGGTCCTTGAGCTGTCCTCAGTGCAACATTAGTGTTCTCAAAGCCCAACATTCACATTTCAGTACGTTTGCTTTTGCCCCTCTGAGGCcatcctccccctcaaaaaaaaaaagatttaggcaGTATTGGCTCAGAGAGCAAGTTCTACcaacttgtatgaccttggttaTGTCCAATAACATTTAGGAAATGCGAGTATGACTTCCATTAGCTCATAGGTTCAGGCTTTTTATAGACTGAAGGACCAAATGACAAAATAGATATGATGATCTTAAATTGTGCAGTCTATCTTTTGCTTAGCACTTTAATGCTTTTCAAAGCACAAGctccattcattatctcattagcTCTACGATACCTGTCAGGAAGATCTCATAGCCTAacaatgaatttgaaaaaaaaatcgaAGGAACCAGGTAGAAAGTTTGTCTTTGCTGTGCTTGTgacaagcaaatcacttaacctttctggggctTCCGTGtccacatctataaaacagaCTGGCTTACACGATGTCCAAAAATACCATGACCTTATGACTGTCTCTTGACCTCAGGAAGTAAACCTGGGCTTAGTTGTATCCTCCAGGCTTCAGCTGTTACAGAACAGTGGAGCCGGATCATCATCGCTATACATGTAGATGTCCAGAAATAAAGAGCTGTGGCCATCAACATATAGGAAGAGAGTTGTCTACAGGAGAGCAATATGACAGGTCCACAAGGTCAAATGTGGGGTGGAGGTATGAATGACTGGTGATAGTGAGACCCAAGGATAATAGGAGAGTGGAAATCTCAACACCCAGTAGGGATGGGTCCTAATGTCTCTTCCAGTCATACAGCTACATAGATGTAAGGGAGGTTCTCACtggtctcattttccttccaTGGTCCCTTTGTTCTCAGCTGAATTCCACAGTTCTTGGAGATCGTAACCCCCTAAAACACTCACCAGGCAATGAGGGATCCTTGGGCACTTTCTCTTCAGACTTGGTCATTTACAGcatgccccccccccatctcGTTGCAGTACCAAGTCCCTCTGTCACACTGCAGATGGCTCTAGGTGAGCCCATGAGCCACCAGAAGAGAGTAGGAAGTAGAAGTCCCCTTCCCTAAACACATTGCTCTCAAAGGTAAAAGCTTTCTGATTCCCTCGGTATGAACTGGTTATTCCTATTCCACAGTTCAGATGTGAGAACTTCCCAAGTGGTCCCTCACCTAAGGGAGAAGGGCGACTTTGGGAACCCACTTCTCACTCCACGCAGCATAACCAGTCCCTCCCTGTGGGGATCCACAGATCCTCCCTAACAAGTGACTGGACTAACCCGCGTTGGGGGTTCAGCACGGGACAGACAGCTCCTTGAGCCTCTGGGCGCTGACTCTCCTTGGGGCTTTATCGTAGGAGGCGGTGTATGGCTCCCCAGAGCCGGAGATAAGAGAAGCTTCGTAGATCGGGGAGCGAACCCCCATCCGGctatttcctacctgtgtgaccttgagaataAAGTACCTTCCTTCTCCAAAAGCTACTTTCCCTTCCTGTACAATGCCAGGATCTCTTCCACTTCTTAAGTCTGTGGTCCTAGGTAAAGGAAGGGTCTGAGGAGAGATGGGGAATTCCAGACCCTCCAGGAACTGAAGGGGAGGGGGATTACAGGGCCGACCCCCAAATATCACAGCCTAAGATGGAAGCAgctagtagataaagtgctgggcctggagtccggaagacctgacttcaaatacgacttcagacactgtgtgaccccaggcaagtcacttaaccctgtttgcctcagtttcctcatttgtaaaatgagctggagaaggaaatggcaaaccagtccagcgtctttgccaagaaaacccgcaAACCGGGTCAGTAAGAGTCGGACACGGCTGAACAACTGCATGTCCAacggttgttctgaggatcagattggtaaagcactttgcaaacgcTAACACTGTATAAATGTGGGTCGCTCTTAGCTGGCCGGGCGAAGCGTCGGACGGCGCATCTTCGGGAGAGAGCGCGTCACTCCGGGCTCACTCGCTGTCAAGGTGACTGAAGACGCCGAAGCCCGAGCAGGCTGGTTGTTTCGCCCTCTGGCCGACAGGTGGCGCTAAAGCCCAAGCTCCAATCGGCTGTCGAATGGAGTCAGAGCCCGGGAAGGCTGGGGGGAAGTGACGGAAGGGCGGAGGGCTCTCCCATCGGACGTGCGCCCGCCCGCCCTCCGAGCCGCGCGCCTTGATGACGCAGCGGCGCgctgtccctgtccctgtcccctccccttcctccctgcgCTTTTCCTCCCCCGCCTTTTCGCGGCCGCCGCGCTCAGTCCTTTTGTCCAAGATGGCGGCCCGGGGGGCGCTGCCTCCTCCTCCCGCTCCTGCTCCGGCTCCggccccgccgccgccgctcccGCGCCGCTGCCCGGTCGCGCTGTGAGGGAGGGGGCCCGGCCAGGCCCGGCCGGCCTCGGCGCCATGAAGCGGCAGAGCGAGCGCGACTCGAGCCCGGGGGCCCGCGGGGCGTCGTCATCGTCGGCGAAGCGGCCCCGGGAGCGGGAACGAGATCGGGATCGGGAGCGCGGGGAGCGGGAGCGGGAGCGGGGCGAGCGCGGGGAGCGGGAGCGCGGGGAGCGCGAGCGGGAGCGCGGGGAGCCCGACTcgagcagcagcggcggcggcagccGGCGGGCCGCGCACAAGAGCTCCGGCTCCGGCTCTGGCTCCGGCTCGGGCTCCGGCCCCACCAAGCACCAGGCCCCGGCCCGCGCCCGCGACAAGCCCCGCGGCGGCagtggcggcggcagcagcagtcACCGCGACGGCCGAGGCTCCGGGGACTCCAACCACCGCGCGGGGGGCGGCGGCGGCCGCTCGGGCGGAGGCAGCGGCCGCACCAAAGCCGGCGGCGAGTCCGGCTCCGCGTCCGCCTCGTCCCCCGGGGCGtccccgctgctgctgctgccaccgctcCCCGAGCCGCCCGCGCCCACGCCGGCCCCGCCGCCGCCTCCCGCCCCGGCCCCGCCACCGCCTCCGCCCGAGTACAAGACGCTGCTCATCAGCAGCCTGAGCCCCGCGCTGCCGGCCGAGCACCTGGAGGACCGCCTCTTCCACCAGTTCAAGCGCTTCGGCGAGATCAGCCTGCGCCTGTCGCACACCCCCGAGCTGGGCAGGGTGGCCTACGTGAACTTCCGACACCCGCAGGATGCCCGCGATGCCCGGCACCACGCCCGCGCCCGCCAGCTCCTGCTCTACGACCGCCCGCTCAAGGTGGAGCCCGTGTACCTgcggggcagcagcagcagcagccgccggagcagcagcagcagcgccgGGGCCGCCGCCACCACGCCGCCTCCCGGACCCCCCGCCCCGGCAGACCCCCTGGGCTACCTGCCCCTGCACGGCGGCTACCAGTACAAGCAGCGCTCACTGTCCCCCGTGGGCGCGCCCCCGCTCCGGGAGCCCCGCGCCCGACACGCGGCCGCGGCCGCCGCCTTTGCCCTGGACGCCGCTGCGGCGGCCGCGGCCGTGGGGCTCTCCCGGGACCGGGCCCTGGACTACTATGGGCTGTACGACGATCGAGGCCGGCCCTACGGCTACCCGTCTGTGTGCGAGGAGGACCTGATGCCCGAGGACGACCAGCGGGCCACCCGCAACCTGTTCATTGGCAACCTGGATCACAGCGTGTCGGAGGTGGAGCTGAGGAGGGCCTTCGAGAAGTACGGGATCATCGAGGAGGTGGTCATCAAGAGGCCGGCCAGGGGCCAGGGCGGAGCTTACGCCTTCCTCAAGTTCCAGAACCTGGACATGGCCCACCGGGCCAAGGTGGCCATGTCAGGGAGGGTGGTGGGCCGCAACCCCATTAAGATTGGCTACGGCAAGGCCAACCCCACCACTCGCCTGTGGGTGGGAGGCCTGGGACCCAACACCTCTCTGGCTGCCCTGGCCCGGGAGTTTGACCGCTTTGGAAGCATTCGAACTATTGACCACGTCAAAGGAGACAGCTTTGCCTATATCCAGTACGAGAGCCTGGATGCAGCCCAGGCTGCCTGTGTCCAAATGAGGGGCTTTCCTTTGGGGGGGCCAGAGAGGAGGCTCAGGGTGGATTTTGCCAAAGCTGAGGAGACCAGATATCCCCAACAGTGCCAGGCTACGCCGCTCCCGGTGCACTATGAGTTACTCCCCGAGGGGTACACCAGGCACCGAAATTTGGAGGCTGACTTGAGGGTCCGAGATAGAACTCCCCCCCACCTGCTCTACTCAGACCGGGATAGAAGCTTTGTGGAGGGTGATTGGGCCAGTCCCTCCAAAAGCACAGACCGCAGAAACAGCTTGGAAAGCTACAGCCGTTCTGTGCGCAGCCGCAGTGGGGAGAGATGGGGCAGTGATGGGGACCGAGGCCTGTCTAAGCCCTGGGAAGAAAGGCGAAAGAGGAGGAGCTTATCCAGTGATCATGGGCGGACTACCCACTCACCTTACGAGGACAGAGGCAGAACCAAAGTCAGTGGGCTGCCCTCAGATAGAAGCCCCGAGAGGCTCCGAAGAGAGAACCATACCAGTGAGTCTGGAGCAGAGAAGGAGCCGAGCAATTCGCTGCCCAACAACCGGCACGGGGCGGAAGAGAGAGGTCCAGACTCTCACCAGGTGAAAAAGAGAGATAGCGAACGCAATCATCGAACCAGCGAGGTAGAATCGAAACCCACCGAAGAGCCAAAACCCGAGACCAAAAAGCTAAAGAGTCTGTCTGAGTACGCTCAGACCCTACAGCTGGGCTGGAATGGGCTTCTGGTGTTGAAAAACAGTTGCTTCCCCACTTGTATGCACATTCTAGAGGGGGACCTGGGAGTGATCAGTGGCCTCCTCAAAGACCATGCTTCAGGGAGCAAGCTGACACAGCTCAAGATTGCCCAAAGACTTCGACTTGACCAGCCCAAATTGGATGAGGTCACGCGGAGAATCAAGCAGGGAAGCCCCAATGGTTACGTGGTGCTTCTGGCCACTCAAGCTTCTCCAGGAGGGCCTGGAGCAGAGGGGACCCACACTGTGGAGCCAGGTTTGCAGCGGAGGCTTCTCAGGAATCTGGTCTCATACTTGAAACAGAAGCAGGCTGCTGGGGTGATCAGCTTGCCAGTGGGAGGGACCAAGGGCAGAGACAACACAGGCATGCTCTATGCCTTCCCTCCGTGTGAATTCTCCCAGCAGTACCTCCAGTCTGCTCTAAGGACATTGGGGAAGTTAGAAGAAGAGCAT contains the following coding sequences:
- the RBM15B gene encoding putative RNA-binding protein 15B, which gives rise to MKRQSERDSSPGARGASSSSAKRPRERERDRDRERGERERERGERGERERGERERERGEPDSSSSGGGSRRAAHKSSGSGSGSGSGSGPTKHQAPARARDKPRGGSGGGSSSHRDGRGSGDSNHRAGGGGGRSGGGSGRTKAGGESGSASASSPGASPLLLLPPLPEPPAPTPAPPPPPAPAPPPPPPEYKTLLISSLSPALPAEHLEDRLFHQFKRFGEISLRLSHTPELGRVAYVNFRHPQDARDARHHARARQLLLYDRPLKVEPVYLRGSSSSSRRSSSSSAGAAATTPPPGPPAPADPLGYLPLHGGYQYKQRSLSPVGAPPLREPRARHAAAAAAFALDAAAAAAAVGLSRDRALDYYGLYDDRGRPYGYPSVCEEDLMPEDDQRATRNLFIGNLDHSVSEVELRRAFEKYGIIEEVVIKRPARGQGGAYAFLKFQNLDMAHRAKVAMSGRVVGRNPIKIGYGKANPTTRLWVGGLGPNTSLAALAREFDRFGSIRTIDHVKGDSFAYIQYESLDAAQAACVQMRGFPLGGPERRLRVDFAKAEETRYPQQCQATPLPVHYELLPEGYTRHRNLEADLRVRDRTPPHLLYSDRDRSFVEGDWASPSKSTDRRNSLESYSRSVRSRSGERWGSDGDRGLSKPWEERRKRRSLSSDHGRTTHSPYEDRGRTKVSGLPSDRSPERLRRENHTSESGAEKEPSNSLPNNRHGAEERGPDSHQVKKRDSERNHRTSEVESKPTEEPKPETKKLKSLSEYAQTLQLGWNGLLVLKNSCFPTCMHILEGDLGVISGLLKDHASGSKLTQLKIAQRLRLDQPKLDEVTRRIKQGSPNGYVVLLATQASPGGPGAEGTHTVEPGLQRRLLRNLVSYLKQKQAAGVISLPVGGTKGRDNTGMLYAFPPCEFSQQYLQSALRTLGKLEEEHMVIVIVRDTA